One genomic segment of Pagrus major chromosome 13, Pma_NU_1.0 includes these proteins:
- the skp1 gene encoding S-phase kinase-associated protein 1, with amino-acid sequence MPTIKLQSSDGEIFEVDVEIAKQSVTIKTMLEDLGMDDEGDDDPVPLPNVNAAILKKVIQWCTHHKDDPPPPEDDENKEKRTDDIPVWDQEFLKVDQGTLFELILAANYLDIKGLLDVTCKTVANMIKGKTPEEIRKTFNIKNDFTEEEEAQVRKENQWCEEK; translated from the exons ATGCCCACGATAAAACTACAGAGCTCCGATGGGGAAATCTTCGAGGTGGATGTTGAGATAGCCAAACAGTCGGTCACCATCAAGACCATGTTGGAAG ATTTGGGGATGGACGATGAAGGAGATGATGATCCAGTTCCCCTCCCTAATGTGAACGCAGCCATCCTCAAGAAG GTGATTCAGTGGTGCACTCATCACAAAGAtgaccctccacctcctgaggACGATGAGAACAAGGAGAAGCGGACGGATGACATTCCTGTATGGGACCAGGAGTTCCTCAAAGTGGACCAAGGCACCTTGTTTGAACTCATTCTG GCCGCCAACTATCTGGACATCAAAGGTCTGTTAGATGTCACCTGCAAGACGGTGGCCAACATGATCAAAGGCAAAACCCCCGAAGAGATCAGGAAGACTTTCAACATCAAAAATGAtttcacagaggaggaggaagcccAG GTACGCAAAGAGAACCAGTGGTGTGAAGAGAAGTAA
- the ppp2cab gene encoding serine/threonine-protein phosphatase 2A catalytic subunit alpha isoform has protein sequence MDEKAFTKEIDQWIEQLNECKQLSEGQVKTLCEKAKEILTKESNVQEVRCPVTVCGDVHGQFHDLMELFKIGGKSPDTNYLFMGDYVDRGYYSVETVTLLVALKVRYRERITILRGNHESRQITQVYGFYDECLRKYGNANVWKYFTDLFDYLPLTALVDSQIFCLHGGLSPSIDTLDHIRALDRLQEVPHEGPMCDLLWSDPDDRGGWGISPRGAGYTFGQDISETFNHANRLTLVSRAHQLVMEGYNWCHERNVVTIFSAPNYCYRCGNQAAIMELDDTLKYSFLQFDPAPRRGEPHVTRRTPDYFL, from the exons atggaCGAAAAGGCGTTTACGAAAGAAATTGATCAGTGGATCGAGCAGCTCAACGAATGCAAGCAGCTATCGGAGggacaggtgaaaacattatgTGAAAAG GCAAAGGAGATCCTAACCAAGGAGTCAAACGTCCAGGAAGTGAGATGTCCGGTGACGGTGTGTGGCGACGTACACGGCCAGTTCCACGACCTCATGGAGCTGTTCAAGATCGGAGGGAAATCTCCAGACACAAACTATTTGTTCATGGGAGACTACGTAGACAGAGGCTACTACTCTGTAGAAACCGTCACTTTACTCGTAGCACTTAAG GTACGCTACCGGGAGCGCATCACAATCCTCAGAGGGAACCACGAGAGCAGACAGATCACACAAGTGTACGGCTTCTACGACGAGTGCCTAAGGAAATATGGCAACGCCAACGTTTGGAAGTACTTCACAGACCTGTTCGATTATCTCCCCCTCACTGCCTTGGTAGACTCCCAG ATTTTCTGCCTTCACGGAGGTTTGTCACCGTCCATAGATACATTGGATCACATCAGAGCACTGGACCGTTTACAGGAAGTGCCGCATGAG GGTCCCATGTGTGACCTGCTGTGGTCAGACCCAGACGACCGCGGTGGCTGGGGCATCTCTCCCCGAGGAGCCGGCTACACTTTcggccaggacatctctgagACTTTCAACCACGCCAACCGCCTCACACTGGTGTCCCGTGCCCACCAGCTGGTTATGGAG GGTTACAACTGGTGCCACGAGAGGAACGTGGTGACAATATTTAGTGCTCCCAACTACTGCTACCGCTGTGGTAACCAGGCAGCTATCATGGAGCTAGACGACACCCTCAAATACTCATT CTTGCAGTTCGACCCCGCGCCTCGCCGAGGGGAGCCACACGTCACCCGCCGCACCCCAGATTACTTCCTGTAa